Part of the Spea bombifrons isolate aSpeBom1 chromosome 3, aSpeBom1.2.pri, whole genome shotgun sequence genome, AAATCAACATTTTAGATAACGTTTAGTAGGGCTgtaaaaatggtgaatggtttgcaggattaAAATGACCAGGAAATACTAAAGGAGATCAACCaatatagcttggaggaaagaaaagaggagatatgatagaaacatgaAGTACAGGAGGAATGTTTATTTctaatgaggagaaatgttaataCAAGAAGTCATAACCATAATCTAAAACCCTAAATAGGGTCAAAGGTTTGGGAAGGAATGgcaggaagttttactttaatgagaggttggaagataagtggaacagttccccagcagaattggtagaggctaatacagtgagggaatttaaacatactgtCATGAATCTAaagcaaggactgattaaggtgcgAGTCATTTTTGGGTTATCCTTCTAATGCAATGTAAACATTGAACTTCTAGGCCGTATATCATCATACCTCTTCCTCTAACATATCACAGGCCAGCCGGATACGCGACACATCAACGCTATGTGGCTCAGCTTTTAGTTTCTTGGACTGCAGGCTCCACAGCTTCACACAGGAGTTGTCAAAGCCACCAGCCAACAGTTTGCTGTCTGGAGAGATCTCCGCTGTGTTTAGCAGCTGCTCAGTGTTGTAGAAGGCATAGAAGCAAATAGTGGTGAGTGAGGGTGGGCCATCTTTCACACGCTTTATACAGTCCTGTAACTGTTCAAGCGCCACCTCGTTTTGCAGAATGGGAGCTGGGACATCTGGTGGATCAAGACTGTTGCTCTCTCCACGTGCCGATGACCCACCGCTAGAATACAGTTGGTAATCAGTCCTTTTGGCCGGCTGCACATCCAGTTGGATGTGTTGTGTGATGGCTTTGCACAGGGCAGTGTTGTTTTCGCTTTGGAGGTAGCGCAGAAGGTAGTTGTAGCTGTCCTCTTGGAGGCGGACCACATACTTATTATCAAGAAAAGCTCTCAATTTGAAGTTGGAGTGGATGTCCTGCATGGTCATGGTGGTCTGAAGCTGCTCGATGATGTCCTTCTGGGCTGGCTGCTGCAAGAACATACCATGGAAGCGGCTGTAGAAGCTGTCCACTGCACTTTTCAGGCAGTTCTGCACCATGTCCAAGTGGAGGTAGACGAACAGAGGGTAGAGGAGGTTTGTTACTTCACGGCTCTCACTTGTGTCTACCTCTGCAGGATTTTGAAGGGAAAATAAATGCTTATTAGAAATTACCTactctgcttttattttattattgccacAGATAATATCATAGCCTTTAAAACAGTGAGGTAGTAAAAGAAGTGAATGTAATTTAGGAATTATTTATGGAGACGGACAGTAACCTGAAATAGCTAGTAAGACAAAGCACATAAGGCTACTCTGGAGACAATATGTATGAGTTGGAGATTTCTTGTAGCTGTAGCCTTCATGctgtaaatatgttttgaaGATTAAAGCCACGGACGCCCATGTGTATCAGAGCTTTGACATCCAAAACTATATTGCATTAACCATCTGTAACACGATATATGTAAAAGGTCTCACCTAAAAGGAAATTCCGTAGCCGGGCAAATTGCACTTCATATTGCTGAGGTTCAACCTGGCAGGGGGCTGAAGATACTGCATTGGCACAGCTGGATTCTGTTTGCACTAGTGGAAGTAAACACAACAAAAATGATTGTCTTTAATGAGTTTCCATTATCTCAAAGACAAGGTTCCTAATTTATCAGTGCCTGCATCCAGCTGCAATATCCCCACACAGGGAATTAAAAGTCAATTGACATAAATCAACTGGATTTCCATTCAGATTCTGATCAATCAATTATACGGAAGGCAATGAATGCATGCACACTGACGTagtatgtgttagcataaaGTACGCATGTACTTATGTAGTAGCATAAAGTGTGCAGCAAGTGGCTGGAAACAGAGTCACTGTGGATCAATGTTTAAAAATTAAGGCATTCTAGGGGATTATGCAAAAAAGAGTTTCCAACTGTTTCCATATGCACTCAGTAATAAGATTGGTAAAAAGGGAAGTAGCTTTTCCTTCCAAGAAAGCTTAAGTGCTTTCATTCATTTGCATCCACTGAAGAAACCCCAAGAAAGTCAACATAATTAACTAGTTACGTCATAACATCACTTACGtcaatgtgtaagtgtgttcaTCGATAATCTATTTTGCTGAATACATACTAAAtgataaaaaagtatttaagttACAACTGGCTTTCCTGTATAATACTGTCGTAAAAATATAGGTACCAATGTAAATATTGGTGGGAACTCTACAATTTATTCTTAAATGTTTATAGACGtcaagggacactccagccatcatatgcactttagcGCATATAAAACAGTTGAGAGGGCCCTTTCCATTGAGTCCCTTCTGGAAATGCTTGGGTGGGATTCATACCCTCATGGCCACTTCCATCAATGGGGGCGCTTTTCTGCCACCGAGTGGCTACTTCAGGCAGCCTATCAAGTGGCAAGAATCGTCAAATCCCAGAGGTGTGGAGCTTCTACCTCAGATAAGACctgattatattattttagaagaACGCATACTGAAGTACTGgtattcttctttagtggggccttggtccttggtcttagattcagtagAGTTTTGTGTCTACCCCATAcaagtttaaattcccttgttgtattaaactctaccacttctgctgggaggctttccAACTTACCTGCCACTAGCTCGGTAAAGTAAGACAGCCCGAAAACCTATTGTCTGTTTTGGCAGCAGTTGATTAGTTCTGACCGCCTTTGCAAGGCGATGAGAAAGAGATATTCTCTCATGACATTAAATCGCCGTGAAACTTTAACTCAATCGTTTTTTTCCCTGCATTACCctataataaactttatttccaCCGTAAGTAGAGTTAGAAACAAATAAGCGTGAATCTTCCTGTCCAATGGAAATATAAAGTATCTTACCCGTCAGATTAGCCGCCATTTCCTCTGCAGTCTGGCTTAGTCGCAGTCCTTGCTTCAGGGACCCTTCTAGATCGATGTAGTGGCGACGTCTGAGGTAGCAAGTTACAGCCAACTGAATCTGCTCTGTGCGTACACGCTTCATTGTCTTTAACGAGAACAGTGTGAATTGTTagacacataaaatatatatatatatatatatatatatatatatatatatatatatatacacacacacacacatataccttaGATTTTTCACATGCTAGAATACCACCTGCGGACGGCGCAgtttgcagaagaaaaaaaacattacttttctgTAAAGTAACCCGTTACCCAGTTTTGCCTTACATTTGCCTTAACAAAGTACTAATTCATAGAAGTGCCTTTTACCCGCCCAAATTACTTCAGACAAGACATAAGAAGGGTAATAAGCAAGAACGGGGcattaaaatacacttttttctgtatttttgatTAGTAATATGTAAACAGAAATCCTGTATTTTAGATTTTCGTTAGCGCCAATTATTATTGTAGGATTTTTCTTTACAATAGATATGGACCCAGTGTTACCACAGGCAAGAGGCTATAGGGCTTGGGCgccaataataattataatgaagtGCAGGAAATAGGCTGATATTTACACATGACAGGTCTAAAGCCAAGCTCCTTTTCACAAGACCCCCATTATGTGACAGGGCGGGCAGCAGCACATAGGAGTCTTCGCATtattacccccctccccccagcaGACAGGAACACAGAGGAAGGAGCCCGGCGCTCTAGACACCGTGGCCCCCCCAgtccatacattacatccacTGGTCACGGACTCACCGCACATCGCAAGGTTTTCCCACCCGCAAGTACAGGGTGCTTTGGGGTGTGACCAGTCGGTGCCTTGGCGCCGATCAGGTTTTCTTGAATCGTTTACCTAGCGGCTCTCGATCCTACTCTTTGCGTAGTAATACAAACCGACCCCAAGTAGACTCCATTGCGGTTTCATGACTCACAGCAAACGAACGaaggaagataaaaaaaaaaaagccgagCTTCAGAACAGGACGACACTGGCGCATAGCGACCGAGCGCGCAGGTGACGCACCACCTTCCTGCACGCTCCGACCAATCACCACCTTGGTCTTCGATGTCGTCATAGGTGTGCGCTTCAATCAGAGAGGGCTGTGTTTCGCCGTCCGTGGAGACAGCTACACGTTACACGTGCTGTCACCGTGATCATCGTTGTATGGATTTACTGTGAAAACAAGGTTAGTTTAGATGGCAGATCTATGAACAACTCAGGGGTGTTTCGCTGGTTCAGTCCTTATATATTCGCATCTAGTAACGAGTCGCAAGTTTTAAAGTTACCACGTTATTGCTGGGCATTAAATGTATCCTGCTTgcaatattacaaataataaaaggcttcattaaaaaaaaaacaacaaacaaccGTAAACCACAAATGACACTGTTCTTTACCGGTGTCATTTGTTTCAggcttacttacttacttacttataaAGCTatgtttgtttactttttgGGATTTATGATATTTATTCCAATTAAGTATTATTTGTTGTACATTTAATTTAGTTTGAGTCCGAGTATCAAGACTTGttaccgtttttttttctttattacgtGTTCATTACAGAAAACTGATAATGGCTGCAGTTTACTCTGGGATCCACTTGAAGCTAAAGAATTCCAAGACACCGTGGGAAGACAAAATAAAGTTGGCCCACTTTGCATGGATCTCTAACCAGTGCATCCTTCCTAACAAAGAACAGGTAATCACGAATATTGTCCTGTTTAACATCTCATCTTTTATAACCAGCGTAAAACTGGAGAGAGACGACAGCAGCGCCCATTGGAACGCATTTATTAAAAGTTTGCATTGGTGAAGGACAATCTGCTACTACCCTCTCCATTCAATAAGTTTTTATGTTTAAGGCAGATAGTTGATCAAAACTAAAGATCTCCATGTGCATTTGTGGCTGATTACATATTATGCAAGcagcattttatattttctatagatTTATAGAGATGTGTTGGATTACATAGAGATGTTGGAAGTAGACTTGGGTAAGGATTTGCATATATTATTTGAACCAGAATTATTTGTACCTGTATAGTGATTATGATCGTTCTGTTGGAAAAGTCATCTTCTTTTAATCAAATTTATCTGTtttcttggttgtttttttgcgCAGGTTTTACTTGACTGGGTGAGTCATGCTTTGGTTGGATGTCACACGAAGAAAATCGCTCTGGAGGAGGATCTTGAGCAAAAGCTTTGGAGCTTCTTAGACAACATTTTGCATAGCAAGAAGCTGCAGAGCCTAGTGAAGGAGGGGAAGTCTGTAAAACTTGGATTCACTATTGCACAGGTGATTCAATGTTAACTTATACCAAAGAGTTAGATGGGTttcactaaaatgtaaaaagtaagtTTTATCTCCCTGACTTCACTTTACTACACTATGAATGGTCAACTCCAGGAAACTTCTGCTCCAGAAAAAGCTTGGATGGCTGCTATAAAAGATAGTTAAATATGTGAGATCTCCCAGATTGGTTTAGCTGTCCTTTTGTAAATGCACAGCTCGTTCATATGGATGAATTAGCGAGGCATGGCTCTTTATAATACATAGTATATTCTGGAAGTTTCACTCCTTTAGTGAAATAACTCCACTCTCTTTTTGCATCTCATTGATGTATTACATCAGAACTGATATAATCAATGTTTTTGACACCTGCGTATATACTTCATGCGGAGACTCACAACAACGTACTAGACAAACACATTaaggatttattttaataaagtgttaagtgtttttataaaatccTTTTCAAGAACTTGTAAGCTCTGACACAAAGCCGACATGGTTTATGAATAGGATCCAGCATCTCGTAGTCACATGGGTATTCATAGAAAAATAATTCTTCCATGCAATACTAcacagtgtttttttctttccaatgAA contains:
- the TAF5L gene encoding TAF5-like RNA polymerase II p300/CBP-associated factor-associated factor 65 kDa subunit 5L, with product MKRVRTEQIQLAVTCYLRRRHYIDLEGSLKQGLRLSQTAEEMAANLTVQTESSCANAVSSAPCQVEPQQYEVQFARLRNFLLEVDTSESREVTNLLYPLFVYLHLDMVQNCLKSAVDSFYSRFHGMFLQQPAQKDIIEQLQTTMTMQDIHSNFKLRAFLDNKYVVRLQEDSYNYLLRYLQSENNTALCKAITQHIQLDVQPAKRTDYQLYSSGGSSARGESNSLDPPDVPAPILQNEVALEQLQDCIKRVKDGPPSLTTICFYAFYNTEQLLNTAEISPDSKLLAGGFDNSCVKLWSLQSKKLKAEPHSVDVSRIRLACDMLEEEVEDDDQAGTEMKILRGHCGPVYSTRFLSDSSGLLSCSEDTSIRYWDLRTFTNTVLYQGHAYPVWDLDVSPCSLFFASGSHDRTARLWSFDRTFPLRIYAGHLADVDCIKFHPNSNYLATGSADKTVRLWSSQQGNSVRLFTGHRGSVMALAFSPNGKYLASAGEDQRLKLWDLASGTLYKELRGHTDNINSLTFSPDSSLIASASMDNSVRVWDIRNTYCNAPSDGSSSELVGVYTGQTSNVLSVQFMACNLLMVTGIAQENQEH